A window of the Janthinobacterium agaricidamnosum NBRC 102515 = DSM 9628 genome harbors these coding sequences:
- a CDS encoding phosphoribosyltransferase-like protein: MAKLLVVCSDMEMARVVDALRYSVRSDQRQDVIVWELRDGCKLVDGNQQTVFWTDIPADIHVLVTKSVKGFPRDILIDAGYSIKVVSREGFFQEGNSKLERFLETLGMCWTDQARDAYESYDHRSPDFDVASWLKQFDAIGAPSLGKALLRHLEVLPTDQCVSILAKSYLAHSGVPADFVATLSKMGKSGAALSGGLRRHLERDPIILTDAIEKNATSQERKCIHVFEDGLWTGIELSRVLESLIGKSTKPKLPALSDPTLLHKYNVVLHFALATDIGIYAAKSLLLEWDLKNFSLATSNSKMIEVLTAEAKSNFENGNFSFKHVRDFASEVSITPRIITLLSVEMSDAAITHVMGVIRTVGSQLWAINNKALSDSAIPLNVEFGANGIGSTTLFRHSSPRAVLPMFWASGPIKWGSKRIHWKALFPENGPKDHILATS; encoded by the coding sequence ATGGCCAAATTACTTGTTGTATGTTCTGATATGGAAATGGCGCGGGTTGTCGATGCGCTCCGATATTCAGTGAGATCAGATCAGCGGCAGGACGTTATCGTCTGGGAACTACGTGACGGCTGCAAATTAGTGGACGGGAATCAGCAAACAGTCTTTTGGACAGATATTCCCGCCGACATACATGTTTTGGTGACGAAGTCTGTAAAAGGCTTTCCGCGAGACATACTTATTGATGCTGGGTACTCTATCAAAGTTGTATCGCGAGAGGGCTTTTTTCAGGAGGGAAATTCTAAACTTGAGCGCTTCTTGGAGACTCTTGGGATGTGCTGGACGGATCAAGCGCGGGATGCCTATGAGTCTTACGATCACCGTTCTCCAGATTTTGATGTGGCTAGTTGGTTAAAGCAATTTGACGCCATTGGAGCACCAAGCTTAGGTAAGGCACTGCTTCGACACTTAGAGGTTCTACCAACAGATCAATGCGTGTCGATCCTCGCTAAGAGTTATTTAGCTCATAGTGGTGTACCGGCAGATTTTGTTGCTACGTTGTCCAAAATGGGAAAAAGTGGAGCTGCCTTATCTGGCGGGTTGAGACGTCATTTAGAACGGGATCCTATAATTCTAACTGACGCAATTGAAAAAAATGCCACTTCTCAAGAAAGAAAATGTATTCATGTTTTTGAGGATGGGCTTTGGACCGGTATAGAACTATCACGTGTACTTGAGTCTTTAATTGGAAAATCGACAAAGCCAAAATTGCCCGCTTTATCAGATCCTACGCTGTTGCATAAATATAATGTGGTTCTTCATTTTGCATTGGCTACTGATATCGGTATCTACGCTGCTAAGTCACTTTTATTAGAATGGGATTTGAAAAATTTCTCACTTGCTACTTCAAATTCAAAGATGATTGAAGTACTAACTGCTGAGGCGAAATCAAACTTTGAGAATGGAAATTTCTCTTTTAAACACGTAAGGGATTTCGCCTCAGAGGTTTCAATCACTCCAAGAATTATTACCTTACTGAGTGTAGAAATGAGCGATGCCGCAATAACCCATGTAATGGGGGTGATTAGGACAGTTGGATCTCAACTCTGGGCGATTAACAATAAAGCATTGTCAGATTCAGCAATTCCTCTAAACGTAGAGTTCGGTGCGAATGGAATCGGGTCAACAACCCTCTTCCGACATAGTTCTCCGAGAGCAGTCCTCCCCATGTTTTGGGCAAGTGGCCCTATAAAGTGGGGCTCCAAGCGCATTCACTGGAAAGCGCTGTTTCCTGAAAATGGTCCCAAGGATCATATACTTGCTACTTCTTAA
- a CDS encoding response regulator yields the protein MKKADHVLIVDDDPEIRQLLTDYLQGNGYRTSAAADGEEMRRLLLAVPVDIVVLDLMLPGDDGLTLCRELRKRSNTPVIMLTARGTLIDRIVGLEVGADDYLPKPFDPRELLARIKVILRRARSFPEQSEIEQIPYIHFAGWRLDTQARQMLSPKGVTITLGGSDYLLLRELLNHPNRTLSRDYLLGRVYDKESAPFDRAIDVCISRLRQQLDDDPRAPSLIRTVRNAGYMLTAVVDPQA from the coding sequence ATGAAAAAAGCAGACCACGTATTGATCGTCGACGACGATCCCGAAATTCGCCAGTTGCTGACCGACTATTTACAAGGCAATGGCTACCGCACTTCGGCCGCCGCCGATGGCGAAGAGATGCGCCGTTTGCTGCTGGCCGTGCCGGTCGACATCGTCGTGCTCGACCTGATGCTGCCGGGCGACGACGGCTTGACGCTGTGCCGCGAATTGCGCAAACGCAGCAACACGCCCGTCATCATGCTGACCGCGCGCGGCACGCTGATCGACCGCATCGTCGGCCTGGAAGTGGGCGCCGACGATTACCTGCCGAAACCGTTCGATCCCCGTGAATTGCTGGCGCGCATCAAGGTGATCTTGCGCCGCGCGCGCAGCTTTCCCGAACAAAGTGAAATCGAGCAAATTCCCTACATCCATTTCGCGGGCTGGCGGCTCGATACGCAAGCCCGCCAGATGCTGTCGCCGAAGGGTGTGACGATCACGCTGGGCGGTTCCGATTATTTGCTGTTGCGCGAATTGCTGAACCACCCGAACCGCACGTTGAGCCGCGATTATTTGCTGGGCCGCGTGTATGACAAGGAAAGCGCGCCCTTCGACCGCGCCATCGACGTCTGCATCAGCCGCTTGCGCCAGCAGCTCGACGACGATCCGCGCGCGCCATCGCTGATACGCACCGTGCGCAACGCCGGCTACATGCTGACCGCCGTGGTCGATCCGCAGGCATGA
- a CDS encoding TonB-dependent receptor, whose amino-acid sequence MNNRSKTVSELNGLPRRQALSAAVGMALASLALPALAADADAGPASPSADKPVQLKAVIVKGEREAPAYKPEHLSSQKFTQPLRDTPQSISIVPKEVLTEQNAQNLQDVLKNVPGITFTSGEGNLGWGDMFTIRGFSSEQSLTVDGMRDAGLSSRNDTFDLEQAEVFKGTGSIESGVSAVGGSVNLVSKEAELGNDYNASIGAGSASYGRVTGDFNRQLSDTSALRINLMKQKNQVVDRDKVKYDRQGVAASLGFGLDTDTRGFIDVFHQEDNNVPDGGLPIPRGTGGQVMPGIADSAWFGADSYVQKTKSDSVTGKLDHDFSPNAKIHTQLRWARTDNIGVLSPARFQAGNAKGGSLGTSLGYVGVGGLSNIAGIPSYTNFSNTGSDSSMQHYGVLRGSDFGTSKRYSTLGAQTDLTLKFDTAGLHHDLVTGLDLYRETYGDLQRTIDAPLGNLWFDLSNPNTAFASAPTVKGSAGLVSRLSNAGVYVSDTISFTPQWQALASLRYDDWKAVTSQKGVTLSDSSAGAVSGRVGLVYKPAKDGSIYVSYSQAAEPSAVGASTNNNIFGTAAASVYKPATAKTTELGTKWDLLHDKLSLTGAIFRSELSDSWEYGDDDTSPVRALPAKRVDGIELGLQGDLSKEWSVFGGLSHLKSEQTKGVNQGSEAKNVPDWSLNLWTSYEATAGLKFSYGAQYVGERRYSDNTYVGGLRNNSSSVSGPAGIAPVYVLDTEKAPSYWVHSIAARYKVSKNLALNANVNNLFNKFYWSRIGSSLDGFQLYGVPGAGRTITVSADLSF is encoded by the coding sequence ATGAACAATCGCAGCAAAACGGTTTCTGAATTGAATGGTTTACCACGCCGCCAAGCCCTGTCGGCGGCGGTCGGCATGGCGCTGGCGTCGCTGGCCCTGCCGGCGCTGGCGGCCGATGCCGATGCGGGGCCGGCAAGCCCATCGGCCGACAAGCCGGTGCAATTGAAGGCGGTGATCGTCAAGGGCGAGCGCGAAGCGCCAGCCTACAAACCGGAACACCTGAGTTCGCAAAAATTCACCCAGCCGCTGCGCGACACGCCGCAAAGTATTTCCATCGTGCCCAAGGAAGTGCTGACCGAACAAAATGCGCAAAACCTGCAAGATGTGCTGAAGAACGTGCCCGGCATTACCTTCACTTCCGGCGAAGGCAACCTGGGCTGGGGCGATATGTTCACCATCCGCGGCTTCTCGTCCGAACAAAGCCTGACGGTCGATGGCATGCGCGACGCCGGCTTGTCGAGCCGCAACGACACCTTCGACCTGGAACAGGCCGAAGTATTCAAGGGCACCGGCTCGATCGAATCGGGCGTGTCGGCGGTCGGCGGCAGCGTCAACCTGGTCAGCAAGGAAGCCGAATTAGGCAATGACTACAATGCATCGATCGGCGCCGGCAGCGCTTCGTATGGCCGCGTCACCGGCGACTTCAACCGTCAATTGAGCGACACCAGCGCCTTGCGCATCAATTTGATGAAGCAAAAGAACCAGGTGGTCGACCGCGACAAGGTCAAGTACGACCGCCAGGGCGTCGCCGCCTCGCTCGGTTTCGGTCTCGACACCGATACCCGCGGCTTCATCGACGTATTCCACCAGGAAGATAACAATGTGCCGGACGGCGGCTTGCCGATCCCGCGCGGCACTGGCGGACAAGTGATGCCGGGCATCGCCGACAGCGCCTGGTTCGGCGCCGATTCCTATGTGCAAAAGACCAAGTCCGATTCCGTGACCGGCAAGCTGGACCATGATTTCAGTCCGAACGCCAAGATCCATACCCAGTTGCGCTGGGCGCGCACCGACAATATCGGCGTCCTGTCGCCGGCCCGCTTCCAGGCTGGCAACGCCAAGGGCGGCTCGCTGGGCACGTCGCTCGGTTATGTGGGTGTCGGCGGCTTGAGCAATATCGCCGGCATTCCGTCGTACACCAATTTCAGCAATACCGGCAGTGACTCCAGCATGCAACATTATGGCGTGCTGCGCGGCAGCGATTTCGGCACCTCGAAACGCTACAGCACACTGGGCGCGCAAACCGATCTCACCTTGAAATTCGATACCGCCGGCTTGCATCACGACCTGGTCACCGGGCTCGACCTGTACCGCGAAACCTATGGCGACTTGCAGCGCACCATCGATGCACCGCTCGGCAACCTGTGGTTCGACTTGAGCAATCCGAACACCGCCTTCGCCAGCGCGCCTACCGTCAAGGGCAGCGCCGGCCTGGTGTCGCGTTTGAGCAATGCGGGGGTGTATGTCAGCGACACCATCAGCTTCACGCCGCAATGGCAAGCGCTGGCCTCGCTGCGCTATGACGACTGGAAGGCCGTCACTTCCCAAAAAGGCGTGACGCTCTCCGACAGCAGCGCCGGCGCCGTCAGCGGCCGGGTCGGGCTGGTCTACAAACCGGCCAAGGATGGCAGTATTTATGTTTCCTACAGCCAGGCGGCTGAACCGTCGGCGGTCGGCGCATCGACCAACAACAATATCTTCGGCACGGCCGCCGCGTCGGTGTATAAACCGGCCACCGCCAAGACCACCGAGCTGGGCACCAAGTGGGATTTGCTGCACGATAAGTTGTCGCTGACCGGTGCGATATTCCGCTCGGAATTGAGCGATTCCTGGGAGTATGGCGACGACGACACATCGCCGGTGCGCGCATTGCCGGCCAAACGGGTCGATGGCATCGAACTGGGCTTGCAAGGCGACCTGAGCAAGGAATGGTCGGTGTTTGGCGGCTTGTCGCATTTAAAAAGCGAACAGACCAAGGGCGTCAACCAGGGCAGCGAAGCGAAGAACGTGCCGGACTGGTCGCTGAACCTGTGGACCTCGTATGAAGCGACGGCCGGCTTGAAGTTCAGCTATGGCGCGCAATATGTCGGTGAACGGCGTTATTCGGACAATACCTACGTCGGCGGCTTGCGCAATAACAGCAGCAGCGTCAGCGGCCCGGCCGGCATCGCACCGGTGTATGTGCTCGATACCGAAAAAGCGCCGTCGTACTGGGTGCACAGCATTGCCGCGCGCTACAAGGTCAGCAAGAACCTGGCCTTGAACGCCAACGTCAACAACCTGTTCAACAAGTTCTACTGGTCGCGCATCGGCTCGTCGCTGGACGGCTTCCAGCTATATGGCGTGCCGGGCGCCGGACGCACCATCACCGTCAGCGCCGACCTGAGCTTCTAA
- a CDS encoding tetratricopeptide repeat protein produces the protein MVSVAQLNAIGADDFAALMAGPPAAATPWLRVAAQQGVPRAQAILAQRLLDGHGLQRDPHEALHWFRVAAERDEVEAINMLGRCHQHGWGTSPDMAMAVYWYRLAAKRGDPWGMYNFANLLMSGLGIEADRPAALAWYQKAAATGHAKAVNIVGRFFEEGWEVAPDAERAFDCYRMAAEGGDFRGQFNCARVLLERGQVDAALDMIRRIPRSATPAFLHNLKGWLRSSGEQRLRDEADSI, from the coding sequence ATGGTCAGCGTGGCGCAATTGAACGCCATCGGCGCCGACGATTTCGCCGCGCTGATGGCCGGCCCGCCCGCCGCCGCCACGCCATGGCTGCGCGTGGCGGCGCAGCAAGGCGTGCCGCGCGCGCAAGCGATCCTGGCGCAGCGCCTGCTCGACGGCCATGGCTTGCAACGCGATCCGCATGAGGCGCTGCATTGGTTCCGCGTCGCCGCCGAGCGCGATGAGGTGGAAGCGATCAATATGCTGGGACGCTGCCATCAACATGGCTGGGGCACGTCGCCCGACATGGCGATGGCGGTATATTGGTACCGGCTGGCCGCCAAGCGCGGCGATCCATGGGGCATGTATAATTTTGCCAATCTGCTCATGAGCGGCCTCGGCATCGAGGCCGACCGGCCGGCCGCGTTGGCCTGGTATCAAAAAGCGGCGGCGACGGGACATGCGAAGGCGGTCAATATCGTCGGCCGCTTTTTTGAAGAAGGATGGGAAGTGGCGCCAGATGCCGAACGGGCGTTTGACTGTTACCGGATGGCGGCCGAGGGCGGCGATTTCCGCGGGCAATTCAATTGCGCGCGGGTATTGCTAGAACGCGGTCAGGTCGATGCGGCGCTGGACATGATCAGGCGCATTCCGCGCAGTGCAACGCCGGCGTTCCTGCATAATCTGAAAGGCTGGCTGCGGTCGTCCGGCGAGCAGCGTTTGCGCGACGAAGCCGACTCTATTTGA
- a CDS encoding M13 family metallopeptidase, whose amino-acid sequence MHTQKHDLIANVRAARAWSHQQNLGKLGKPVDRDEWWMTPQTVNASYSPELNSITIPAAILQPPFFNVKAEDAVNYGLLGITFGHEISHAFDDSGSQYDAHGRLRNWWTAQDSSAFKARAAGLVRQYGAYSPVPGYFINGELTLGENIADNSGLSVTYKAYERSLQGKPSPVLDGLTGEQRLYIGFATKCRAKLRPEAAIAQIKSDPHAPGEFRAKGTVMNQPSFYEAFDIKPGDPMYLPPEQRVIMW is encoded by the coding sequence ATGCACACGCAAAAGCATGACCTGATCGCCAACGTGCGGGCGGCGCGCGCCTGGAGCCACCAGCAAAATCTCGGCAAGCTCGGCAAACCGGTCGACCGCGACGAATGGTGGATGACGCCGCAAACCGTCAACGCCAGCTACAGCCCAGAACTGAATTCAATCACGATTCCGGCCGCGATCCTGCAGCCGCCATTCTTCAATGTGAAAGCCGAAGATGCGGTCAATTACGGCCTGCTTGGCATTACCTTCGGCCATGAGATCAGCCACGCCTTCGACGACTCCGGCAGCCAGTACGATGCCCATGGCCGCCTGCGCAACTGGTGGACCGCGCAAGACAGTAGCGCCTTCAAGGCGCGTGCCGCAGGCTTGGTCAGGCAATATGGCGCCTACAGCCCCGTGCCAGGCTACTTCATCAATGGCGAGCTGACGCTGGGTGAAAACATCGCCGACAATTCGGGCTTGTCGGTCACCTACAAGGCCTATGAACGTTCGCTGCAAGGCAAGCCGTCGCCCGTGCTCGACGGCCTGACCGGCGAACAGCGCCTGTACATCGGCTTTGCCACGAAATGCCGCGCCAAATTGCGCCCTGAGGCGGCGATTGCACAGATCAAGAGCGATCCGCATGCGCCGGGCGAATTCCGCGCCAAGGGCACCGTGATGAACCAGCCTAGCTTCTATGAGGCGTTCGACATCAAGCCGGGCGATCCGATGTATCTGCCGCCCGAGCAACGCGTGATCATGTGGTAA
- a CDS encoding substrate binding domain-containing protein, which produces MEVDVQISDRFIDMVEEGVDLAIRIGTLEDSTLRARRIGASERVCVASAGYLQKKPAPKAPADLANHNCIAYTLFFAGTSWLFSDGEAVIRGSMKSNTLDGVHQAVIDGLGIGYGPLWMFEDAVRSGDVKLLLTDFSPKPVPILIVYSASRLMPRRASAFMDFFSEAFKSQPSLNEGSLRKLLESQGASLKFTA; this is translated from the coding sequence ATGGAAGTCGATGTCCAGATCAGCGACCGCTTCATCGATATGGTGGAAGAGGGCGTGGACCTGGCAATCCGCATCGGCACCTTGGAGGACAGTACCCTGCGCGCCCGGCGCATCGGCGCATCGGAGCGCGTGTGTGTCGCCAGTGCCGGCTACCTGCAAAAAAAGCCGGCGCCCAAGGCGCCGGCAGACCTGGCGAACCATAACTGCATCGCCTATACCCTTTTTTTCGCAGGTACCTCCTGGCTCTTCAGCGATGGAGAGGCGGTCATCAGGGGAAGCATGAAGTCCAACACGCTCGATGGCGTCCATCAGGCCGTGATCGATGGACTGGGGATAGGGTATGGTCCTCTGTGGATGTTCGAGGATGCGGTGCGCAGCGGTGACGTGAAGCTGCTGCTCACCGACTTCAGCCCGAAGCCGGTGCCGATCCTGATCGTCTATTCTGCCAGCAGGCTGATGCCACGCAGGGCCAGCGCGTTCATGGATTTTTTTTCCGAGGCGTTCAAAAGCCAGCCATCCCTGAATGAGGGATCGCTGCGGAAACTGCTTGAAAGCCAGGGCGCATCCCTCAAGTTCACAGCGTGA
- a CDS encoding DUF1993 family protein, producing the protein MSLSMYDASIPVLIRGLGIMSHYLDKVAAYAAEKNIPQSVLLQSRLAPDMLPLAGQVQRASDNAKGGAARLAAIAGPNFQDTETTLEELQESAQPRCGGAARPRRIIDRSA; encoded by the coding sequence ATGTCCCTTTCCATGTACGATGCCTCCATTCCCGTATTGATACGCGGCCTGGGCATCATGTCGCACTACCTCGACAAAGTAGCGGCCTACGCGGCCGAAAAAAATATTCCGCAATCCGTGCTGCTGCAATCGCGCCTGGCGCCGGACATGCTTCCTCTGGCTGGCCAGGTTCAACGCGCCAGCGACAATGCCAAGGGCGGCGCGGCCCGTCTCGCCGCGATTGCCGGCCCCAATTTCCAGGATACCGAAACCACGCTCGAAGAGCTGCAGGAATCCGCCCAGCCGCGATGTGGCGGCGCCGCACGGCCGCGCCGCATAATAGATCGATCTGCATGA
- a CDS encoding SDR family NAD(P)-dependent oxidoreductase, protein MSNLKGKVAVVTGSSSGIGLATAQRFVNEGAYVFITGRRQSELDKAVALIGSNVSAVQGDVSSMADLERLYAAVKSQKGKLDIVVANSGIVEPTPIDDANEAHYDKTFGINAKGLFYTVQKALPLMGKGGAIILVSSIASTKGFPGYATYSATKAAVRSFVRTWTAELKERGIRVNTLSPGPIDTPMIDSQAETKEGADQVRAFFATQVPLGRMGEAHEIAAAALFLASDESAYIAGIDLPVDGGMAQV, encoded by the coding sequence ATGAGCAATCTTAAAGGTAAAGTAGCAGTCGTCACCGGCAGCAGCAGCGGCATTGGCCTGGCAACGGCGCAACGCTTCGTCAACGAAGGCGCATACGTCTTCATCACCGGCCGCCGCCAGTCCGAGCTGGACAAGGCCGTCGCGCTAATTGGCAGCAACGTCAGCGCCGTGCAAGGCGACGTCAGCAGCATGGCAGACCTGGAGCGCCTGTACGCCGCCGTCAAATCCCAAAAAGGCAAGCTGGACATCGTCGTGGCGAACTCCGGCATCGTGGAGCCGACGCCCATCGATGACGCCAACGAAGCGCACTACGACAAGACCTTCGGCATCAACGCCAAAGGCTTGTTTTACACGGTGCAAAAAGCGCTGCCGCTGATGGGCAAGGGCGGCGCTATCATCCTGGTATCGTCGATCGCATCGACCAAGGGTTTCCCTGGCTACGCCACCTACAGCGCCACCAAGGCGGCAGTACGTTCGTTCGTCCGCACCTGGACCGCGGAACTGAAAGAACGCGGCATCCGCGTCAACACCTTGAGCCCGGGGCCAATCGATACGCCGATGATCGACAGCCAGGCTGAAACCAAAGAAGGAGCCGACCAGGTGCGTGCGTTCTTCGCTACCCAGGTTCCACTGGGCCGCATGGGCGAAGCGCACGAAATCGCTGCCGCCGCGCTGTTCCTGGCATCGGATGAAAGCGCCTACATCGCCGGTATCGACCTGCCAGTCGACGGCGGCATGGCCCAAGTCTAA
- a CDS encoding ATP-binding protein yields the protein MKYLWPQSLSGQLAIILVIGMLLAQMLTGTIWYDMRYGKALEMPTRLVAAKLGHSLRILDAADAGERDQLIAALSSTDFHLQLLAMPSTAMQSSDRSVTALAQLLQEVLQHETGKRLNIRMLDIHLDGDHEGEDELLTLLHTEYPSGHFRLQVQLPDGAWLQADAREGQAGMSMAPLSALFDYLGRIYLLRIAAIIVIALLAVRLVMRPLNRLARAAERLGANLHSEPLTESGPLEVRKAAQAFNAMQRRLIANIAERTRFLAAVSHDLRSPITRMKLRTEMLRQPEQQEKFRKDLDEMDALISATLNVVQDIEVHEEKQLIDIDSLLLSLQTDFSEIGAEITVHGKAAPLPAYGRSLKRCLQNLLDNAVRYGERADVSVQDDERQLRITISDHGPGIPEAMLEQVLEPFYRLEQSRNSSTGGFGLGLSIAQTIVLAHHGSLSLHNREQGGLEARIILLR from the coding sequence ATGAAGTACTTGTGGCCGCAATCGCTGTCGGGCCAGCTCGCCATCATCCTGGTGATCGGCATGTTGCTGGCGCAAATGTTGACCGGCACCATCTGGTACGACATGCGTTACGGCAAGGCGCTGGAAATGCCGACCCGGCTGGTGGCCGCCAAACTGGGTCATAGCTTGCGCATCCTCGATGCGGCCGATGCGGGCGAACGCGATCAATTGATCGCTGCGCTGAGCAGCACCGATTTCCATTTGCAATTGCTGGCGATGCCGAGCACCGCCATGCAATCGTCCGACCGCAGCGTGACGGCGCTGGCCCAGTTGCTGCAAGAAGTGCTGCAGCATGAAACCGGCAAACGATTGAATATCCGCATGCTCGACATCCACCTCGATGGCGACCATGAAGGCGAGGATGAATTGCTGACCTTGCTGCATACCGAATACCCATCCGGCCATTTCCGGCTGCAAGTGCAATTGCCCGATGGCGCCTGGCTGCAGGCGGACGCGCGCGAAGGGCAGGCCGGCATGAGCATGGCGCCGCTGAGCGCGCTGTTCGATTATTTGGGGCGCATCTATCTGCTGCGCATCGCCGCCATCATCGTCATCGCGCTGCTGGCGGTGCGGCTGGTGATGCGTCCGCTGAACCGGCTGGCGCGCGCGGCCGAGCGGCTGGGCGCCAATCTGCACAGCGAACCGCTGACCGAAAGCGGCCCGCTGGAAGTGCGCAAGGCGGCGCAGGCTTTCAACGCCATGCAGCGCAGGCTGATCGCCAACATCGCCGAACGCACGCGTTTCCTGGCGGCGGTCTCGCACGATCTGCGCTCGCCGATCACGCGCATGAAATTGCGCACCGAAATGCTGCGCCAGCCCGAACAGCAAGAAAAATTCCGCAAGGATCTCGATGAAATGGACGCCCTGATTTCCGCCACCTTGAACGTGGTGCAAGACATCGAGGTGCATGAAGAAAAGCAGTTGATCGACATCGACAGTTTGCTGCTGAGCCTGCAAACCGACTTCAGCGAAATCGGCGCCGAAATCACCGTGCACGGCAAGGCCGCGCCGCTGCCGGCCTATGGCCGCAGCCTGAAACGCTGCCTGCAAAACTTGCTCGACAACGCGGTGCGTTATGGCGAGCGGGCTGACGTCAGCGTGCAAGACGATGAGCGGCAATTGCGCATCACCATCAGCGACCACGGCCCCGGCATACCGGAGGCCATGCTGGAGCAAGTGCTGGAACCGTTTTACCGCCTGGAACAATCGCGCAACAGCAGCACCGGCGGTTTCGGCCTGGGGCTGAGCATCGCGCAAACCATCGTGCTGGCGCATCACGGCAGTTTGAGCTTGCATAACCGCGAACAGGGCGGATTGGAAGCACGGATTATTTTGCTAAGATAA